A genomic window from Lasioglossum baleicum chromosome 7, iyLasBale1, whole genome shotgun sequence includes:
- the LOC143210173 gene encoding putative Rho GTPase-activating protein CG5521 isoform X5, with protein MFSKKLHVDVKKSTLKIQDVKKDSATRFKHLKIVLENVDTDEAKGFFEGNFSHVYFILYDCFVSAEANLRQRELSFHIVHKAHREELEQVLQLLEKVLTLLPELLNRRWQCHSLARILQKLLHPGNSWKLRRQAIRYFILWYQALGENAPEHIHQMFASLVPGFPPQQPSPYKSERKVDGKNKHAKVIGSDDKDKKEFYDTQLSQSTFHDNGSNQSPITPVDSGPILPPQSGEKPLDNETVRFLEALLEFMVTQVVKIEWRDKSSRQHKTFQFLLERFKATYLRHICPEFDDNFSLYKPNLELPTMRKPTNQSQDNYVLCKVALIKWVASFTHVARKDGLFAHLSHSTTPNEENAESELRRVSVTQNSADSTLLSPESSISQQENQNQEDNTVSAVTLVREVLYGNRDNVNFVHELYRQAFLLDFNHAGAIRKAIAVYKDWIQMNILELCYKELPPFMLEPLDTHKDRDMEDNFKKDGNDIDRSPSESYRQTRLRNDSYLGAIHRENLFIRAGLQNVLQIFITQASNVFFLENYGPNASLTLLEEQTDSCKRVLNVYRYVVMHSRLEPGTWEQLLRVLLQITSLVLNEKSSRRKVQDSIGGKLAPAIFQTLIVTWIKANLNVVISIQLWDQFLEVLTSLTQWEELIREWAKTLDTLTRVLARHVYNLDLNDLPLDRLSEQKTKKRRGVGSRAASTGSVQPPRKGSVDQESHTVSKENVIDHPMRDLRKVRPLPRSASDNTIYNAKARTKLHRNRTHTVHSGIPVLPLSIEQDMARLLSGSSTSSSGYTRKMLPNRRAKSLDSLVIVDSEPPSPRCPSPTPSSGVDSNKDSPIQIENIDGSSIDTNDASERRSVMAGGGVRGWLPDVAVVLWRRMLSALGDVNNIQDPILHGQVMDYLVQLTQTLVKIRLNQGVSGDNQATPPAPELIPPLTVIAPWCFKAIQLPDQYEVGKLAAYRLVCLLTIQPQDISLPKQHLTLFYRAVHNGIVSNDSKVLHVLVKYTGPRLFSLNLPGSSLLILDYIHAANVILSSQDIGAPRTEAVSIIGSLLSLPATTIKLPVLQPTATDIVTMTCPDAKEHIITILLRSCRREPTGIARCVALSSIAMFVYRELCHKNQHPRIPESVTVLLLALRRIQGAERRRAGFCFPLMDQASHATVAQVACDSLLLLCDKADILLELYPNVPSKIIQILSETLGYMSTRDRRGQLIISMLFCLGEWAMHLGPSVLLRVFQGKPLLMTLFNVLNNIVQDKGGKSLSQSSRNHEDEDDDFDPDITLDNLADETSIKSPRRGSIQSVQLAAKMVMMHLINHLGHFPMGIGAARLSSLVVELDDVPGIDGDELSSAIFHAPNMQLLMLSNSVIMSLVELAALDAPGGGVTAGLTTAPSLVRVLLRDLAGKASWDSSILYSQPSIDDDIPIAFTKHVEWKTKPHNEDLSSVITSQTCTPRHTVRHREPHVLPTFANGASDMDNLDDLLQYIGHTSPEVLTNPEIALNEPANPPQGYYLESETIATILSQRNAEQEHINNWSQHISMCASAISPPSCRPPPAPFHHCRLLFSHLGLSGWEQRRKLHLLSKNEKLLRELRNLDSQRSRETHKIAVIYVSQGQEDKNSILSNVTASKEYESFIARLAWEVELESHTGFLGGLVPGKASGVTAPYFATSFTEILFHVATRMPSDSPESLLQKTRHLGNDEIHIVWSEHWRDYRRDIIPTEFCDVLIVIYPLHNNLYRIQISRKPEIPFFGPLFDECIVEDKVLPGLVRTTALAASRAKRSTLTLYQHYYEERARSIDTVMRNHKEATTFEEFTANVYSPVQPPSPFSGASSVSASSNLAAALIDSHQGRSGLRSSSAASSDNRANRVLHNLFRVSDGSRVWFSNDTPDSTALHGISPRPVKKMSFKTGQKQRASTQPTPPDSPRYK; from the exons ATGTTCAGCAAAAAACTACATGTAGACGTCAAAAAGTCAACACTGAAAATTCAGGATGTTAAAAAAGATAGCGCGACTCGGTTCAAGCATCTCAAGATCGTATTAG AAAATGTGGACACCGACGAAGCGAAAGGATTTTTCGAAGGCAACTTCAGCCATGTCTATTTCATTCTTTACGATTGTTTTGTCTCGGCTGAAGCGAACTTGCGGCAGAGAG AACTTTCCTTCCATATTG TCCATAAAGCACATAGGGAGGAATTGGAGCAGGTATTGCAGCTCTTAGAGAAAGTTCTGACGCTTCTCCCTGAGCTTCTTAATAGGAGATGGCAGTGTCACAGTTTGGCAAGGATTTTGCAAAAGCTTTTACACCCTGGTAATAGTTGGAAACTTCGTAGACAAGCTATAAG GTATTTCATTTTGTGGTACCAAGCACTCGGCGAAAATGCACCTGAACATATACATCAAATGTTTGCAAGCCTGGTACCAGGGTTTCCACCCCAACAACCATCCCCCTACAAGTCTGAACGTAAGGTGGATGGAAAAAATAAACATGCAAAAGTAATTGGTTCCGATGATAAAGATAAGAAGGAATTCTATGATACACAATTGTCGCAAAGTACTTTCCATGACAATGGTTCGAATCAGAGTCCGATCACTCCGGTTGACAGCGGACCGATTTTACCGCCACAAAGTGGGGAAAAGCCTCTTGACAATGAGACTGTTCGATTTTTAGAAGCATTACTTGAATTTATGGTTACTCAG GTTGTAAAAATAGAATGGCGAGATAAATCTTCAAGACAGCACAAGACCTTCCAGTTTTTATTAGAACGTTTTAAAGCTACGTACCTTCGTCACATTTGTCCCGAGTTCGACGATAATTTCTCCTTGTACAAACCTAATTTAGAATTGCCTACGATGCGCAAACCAACGAATCAAAGTCAGGATAATTATGTATTGTGTAAAGTTGCATTGATCAAGTGGGTCGCTAGTTTTACGCATGTTGCTAGAAAAGATGGTCTCTTCGCACATCTTTCTCATAG CACAACTCCAAACGAAGAAAACGCGGAGTCGGAACTCCGTCGCGTCTCGGTCACACAAAATTCAGCCGATTCGACTCTTCTGTCTCCTGAATCGAGTATATCTCAACAGGAGAATCAAAATCAAGAAGATAATACTGTCTCGGCTGTTACTCTTGTCAGAGAAGTTCTCTACGGTAACAGAGACAACGTGAATTTTGTACATGAGTTATATAGACAAGCATTTCTTTTGGACTTCAATCATGCCGGTGCTATCAGAAAGGCTATAGCTGTTTATAAAGATTGGATTCAGATGAAT ATTCTTGAATTGTGTTACAAGGAGCTACCTCCATTCATGCTAGAACCATTGGATACACATAAGGACAGAGATATGGAAGACAACTTCAAAAAAGATGGAAACGACATCGATAGAAGTCCATCTGAATCTTATCGTCAAACACGATTGAGAAATGATTCGTATCTCGGTGCTATACATAgagaaaatttgtttattaGAGCGGGATTGCAGAATGTTCTACAAATATTCATCACACAGgcttcaaatgtatttttcttaGAAAATTATGGACCGAACGCGTCTCTGACGTTACTCGAGGAGCAAACGGATAGCTGTAAAAGAGTGTTAAATGTGTATCGTTACGTCGTTATGCATTCTAGATTAGAACCAGGCACTTGGGAACAACTGCTTAG GGTATTGCTACAAATCACGTCGCTCGTTCTGAACGAGAAATCGTCTCGACGAAAGGTTCAAGACAGTATTGGTGGCAAACTTGCACCTGCCATATTTCAAACCTTAATCGTCACGTGGATCAAAGCCAATTTAAACGTTGTTATTTCTATCCAGTTATGGGATCAGTTTCTGGAGGTGTTGACATCGTTGACCCAATGGGAGGAATTAATTCGAGAATGGGCC AAAACACTGGATACTTTGACAAGGGTACTTGCTAGGCACGTGTACAATCTGGATCTGAACGATCTACCGTTGGATAGACTAAGTGAACAAAAGACTAAAAAGCGTCGCGGCGTCGGAAGTCGTGCTGCGTCTACCGGAAGTGTGCAACCGCCGCGCAAAGGAAGCGTTGATCAAGAAAGTCATACAGTCTCGAAAGAAAACGTTATTG ATCATCCGATGCGAGATTTGAGGAAGGTTCGACCTCTTCCACGTAGTGCAAGCGATAACACGATATACAATGCAAAAGCTCGTACGAAGCTCCACAGAAACCGTACGCACACTGTGCACAGTGGTATTCCtg TACTCCCCCTATCAATAGAGCAAGACATGGCTCGGTTGCTATCAGGCAGTTCTACATCATCGTCGGGATACACGAGGAAAATGTTGCCCAATAGACGTGCTAAATCCTTGGATAGCCTTGTCATTGTTGATAGCGAACCACCATCGCCGCGTTGCCCATCCCCAACGCCCAGCAGCGGGGTTGACAGCAACAAAGACAGCCCAATTCAAATCGAAAACATTGATGGCAGTAGCATCG ACACTAATGACGCATCGGAAAGGAGATCTGTTATGGCAGGTGGTGGAGTTCGGGGATGGCTGCCCGATGTGGCAGTGGTTCTGTGGAGACGTATGTTGTCAGCATTAGGGGATGTAAATAATATTCAAGATCCCATTCTTCATGGTCAAGTAATGGATTACCTTGTACAGCTAACACAGACACTCGTTAAA ATTCGTTTAAACCAAGGCGTGTCTGGAGATAATCAAGCGACCCCTCCAGCCCCAGAACTCATACCACCGTTAACAGTGATTGCTCCTTGGTGTTTCAAG GCGATACAGCTACCTGACCAGTACGAAGTTGGCAAACTAGCAGCATATCGTTTGGTCTGTCTCTTAACGATCCAGCCGCAGGATATCAGTTTACCGAAACAACACTTGACTCTGTTTTATCGTGCAGTTCACAACGGTATCGTCAGCAACGATAGTAAAGTGTTGCACGTGCTTGTTAAATATACGGGGCCGAGATTATTCAGTTTGAATCTTCCCGGTTCCAGTCTGTTGATTTTGGACTACATTCACGCTGCTAATGTGATATTAAGCAGTCAGGACATTGGG GCACCGAGAACAGAAGCTGTCTCAATAATTGGATCTTTATTGTCATTGCCTGCCACTACAATTAAATTACCTGTTCTGCAACCGACTGCAACAGACATTGTAACCATGACGTGTCCGGACGCAAAA gaacatataatcacgatactcCTACGAAGCTGTAGACGTGAACCGACTGGTATCGCAAGATGCGTAGCGCTCTCAAGTATCGCAATGTTCGTTTACAGAGAACTATGCCACAAAAATCAACACCCGAGAATCCCAGAATCCGTTACGGTTCTTCTTTTAGCGCTGCGG CGGATACAAGGGGCAGAGCGTCGCAGAGCTGGTTTCTGTTTCCCCTTGATGGATCAG gCAAGTCACGCTACTGTTGCTCAAGTGGCGTGTGATTCTCTTCTGCTATTATGTGATAAAGCTGACATCCTCTTGGAATTATATCCGAATGTGCCATCGAAAATAATTCAG ATATTGTCAGAAACGCTTGGATATATGAGTACACGAGACAGACGCGGTCAATTGATAATATCGATGTTGTTCTGTTTGGGTGAATGGGCTATGCATCTAGGTCCAAGCGTCTTATTACGCGTGTTTCAGGGAAAACCACTGTTAATGACGTTATTCAAT GTTTTGAATAATATAGTACAAGACAAAGGTGGTAAAAGTTTATCGCAGTCGAGCAGAAATCACGAAGACGAAGATGATGATTTCGATCCTGACATTACTTTGGACAATCTGGCTGACGAAACTTCCATTAAATCACCTCGTCGAGGCAGCATTCAGTCTGTTCAGCTGGCAGCGAAAATG GTAATGATGCATTTAATAAATCATTTGGGACACTTCCCGATGGGCATTGGAGCAGCTCGATTGTCTTCGCTGGTCGTTGAATTGGATGATGTGCCAGGAATCGACGGTGACGAGTTGTCATCCGCTATCTTTCATGCGCCAAACATGCAGTTATTAATGTTATCAAATTCCGTGATAATGTCACTGGTTGAATTGGCAGCTTTGGATGCACCTGGCGGTGGTGTCACAGCCGGTTTAACAACAGCACCATCGTTGGTCCGAGTCTTGTTGAGAGATTTAGCAGGAAAAGCTTCGTGGGACAGTTCTATCTTATACAGTCAACCATCTATTGACGATGATATTCCGATAGCATTTACAAAGCATG ttgAATGGAAAACAAAGCCGCACAACGAGGATTTGAGCAGCGTTATAACGTCTCAAACGTGTACTCCTCGACATACTGTACGACACCGTGAACCTCATGTATTGCCAACGTTCGCGAATGGTGCGAGCGATATGGATAACTTAGATGAT CTCTTACAGTACATAGGACACACAAGTCCAGAAGTATTAACTAACCCAGAAATAGCACTTAACGAACCAGCAAATCCTCCCCAAGGTTACTACCTCGAAAGCGAAACTATTGCAACCATTCTCAGTCAAAGGAATGCGGAACAGGAGCATATCAACAATTGGAGTCAGCATATTAG cATGTGTGCCTCAGCAATAAGTCCGCCTTCCTGTCGTCCACCTCCAGCACCGTTTCATCACTGCCGCCTTCTCTTTTCGCATTTGGGTCTATCCGGTTGGGAACAACGTAGGAAGTTGCATTTACTCTCGAAAAACGAGAAGCTGTTACGAGAACTGCGAAATCTCGATAGTCAACGGTCCAGGGAAACGCATAAGATAGCAGTGATCTATGTCAGTCAAGGACAGGAGGATAAGAACTCTATATTGAGCAACGTCACTGCTAGCAAAGAATATGAGAGCTTTATCGCAAGATTGGCCTGGGAAGTCGAGCTTGAGTCTCATACGGGTTTTCTCGGTGGTCTTGTGCCTGGAAAAGCGTCCGGTGTCACAGCACCGTATTTCGCTACATCCTTTACGGAAATTCTTTTTCACGTAGCAACAAGGATGCCTTCGGACAGTCCTGAAAGTTTATTACAGAAG ACCCGTCACCTTGGTAACGATGAAATTCACATAGTTTGGTCCGAGCACTGGAGAGACTATCGTAGGGATATCATACCAACTGAATTTTGTGATGTTTTAATAGTAATCTATCCGTTGCACAATAACTTGTACAGAATACAGATCTCTCGAAAACCTGAAATTCCATTTTTCGGGCCACTGTTTGACGAATGTATTGTGGAGGACAAAGTTCTGCCCGGATTAGTCAGGACAACGGCTCTGGCAGCGAGTAGAGCGAAACGATCTACGCTCACGTTGTATCAGCATTA TTACGAGGAGAGAGCGAGGTCCATCGACACCGTCATGAGAAATCATAAAGAAGCTACAACGTTCGAGGAGTTCACAGCCAACGTGTACTCTCCTGTACAACCACCGAGTCCGTTCAGTGGGGCATCCTCAGTATCTG CATCGTCAAACCTCGCAGCAGCGCTTATAGATTCGCATCAGGGTCGATCCGGACTGAGAAGTTCATCGGCGGCGAGCAGTGATAACCGCGCGAATAGAG TCTTACACAATCTATTCAGAG TGTCCGATGGAAGCAGAGTATGGTTCAGCAACGACACTCCGGATAGTACTGCGCTTCATGGAATTTCACCTAGACCTGTAAAAAAGATGTCGTTCAAGACTGGACAGAAGCAGAGGGCAAGCACTCAACCAACGCCCCCCGATAGTCCGAGATATAAATAA